In the Primulina eburnea isolate SZY01 chromosome 15, ASM2296580v1, whole genome shotgun sequence genome, GAGTATGACTACATGTTTCAGCATAAATTCAAGCCATATGCACAAATAAACTTAGTTTTGACACATAAATCCAACATTTACCCATATATCTTCAATAATcaagtttaaaaaatataagACCACTTAAATCgatcaaaattaaattatttcgtCGTATTACAATAACACACATACAGAAAATTAGCGAATAAAAGACAAAATAATACGTTGTTACAGCAGTAATCaaactaaaataaatttaaagaggaAAAATAAGCTATCTGGTGTacataaaataaaagtttatcaAATTATTTAAATCAAAACATGTGGCATCGATGTTTACCAATTTCAGTCATGTGGTAAAACAAATCACATTTATCGTAACCACTATGGGTGAACTTTCCTGGGTGGATGCGGAGGTACTGGCACAGTAGTAAGATTTGTTTCCGGTACCCGGCTCAAACCTAAAGAGCACTTCCTCTTGCCCCACTTTAGTGAAGTTAAATTTGCTATCATCGAAGGGTTGGATGATCTTGTCAATACGAAATTCTGTCGGAGGTTTCTTGATATGGCTCCCCTTGTTCAGCTGTGCAATAAAACCATACTTCCCTGGAATGACCTTTGTCTCACAGGATGTTACGTCGTGCTTAAAAAGTCCTCTTCTCATGCGATCCTCCCACTGTCCTAACAAAAAATTGTTTAAAAAGGAAATCTGAGAAATTCCTCCATCACAAAATTCTTCGGCAACTATGGAATGATCAGGATTCTTGAACTTGTATACGGGTAACTTTTAAACTGGAAaaggaaaaaatgaaaaaaaaattaagtaagTACTCTAAGTATAACTCAGACTTATCAAGAGGTTTCCTCATTGTTTGCTACTTCCTCGTAAGCAAGAAATAAATAGAAGCTAGATATTGTCCTAATAAAACATTTGACTTTATTTTTTTACCAACGACCCTAGCAACCTTTCAGCGAAGCACATCAGAAAATCATCATACAACTTGAGTAATATACGCCCGTGATTTTCTTTCGCTGAACTCCCAATACAATTAATTTAGCTAACAAAAAATCTAGAAATtatcataaaataatttcataaataaaatgatatttaatCCAAGAAAATACCAGGCAACCAGCAGCTTCCGAGGAAATTGCGGTCACAGCCCAGCGTCACGCTTTTGTGGTCCTCCAATGGAGCATTCTCTTGATAGTTTGAAACCACAGTTGGCACCCTCTTTATAGTCAACATTTCTATCTCTAtctcaaaagaaaatttaaatcaacAATAGTAAACGAACATTCACTGGCTTATAATTAGTTTAAACGAGGTGTCGACGAAAGGAACGTATCCTCCGTCGGCAAGGAAGAGAAGATAAGAGGGGCAGCCGCCTTCCGAGTGCAAAGCACCCCCGTCCTTCGGGAAGAGATGGGTTCTGTGCTTGTCGTTAAATGCACAATTGAAAGCCACCGCCTCCTGATATCGTTCAACCGTTGAAGCTTCAAAGTGGCAACCGTTTCTCTCGTTTGGCACTTGTGAGGGGAGAAATTATCTGATTGGATCTTGAGAAAACGTGGAGAGTAGAGTGAGGGTAATTTAGGTAAATTAAAAAACAGACCAAGACACCAATTAGTTACTCTAATATGTTTAactttaataaatagtaaaagataTTATATATAGTTGCAATTTGCAAGGCATGTTCTTAAATCTTTATAACCAAATTATTTGGTAAAACTTCATGAAATTCGTAAAGATttgaatgtatttttaaaacttcaaacTCATAATCAAACTCTAACCTCACGTCACCtctcttttcttctttctttttctcGTCTATCTATATCGCTctctaattttcaaaatttatctatatatgtattttattttctccttttcaaattttcatttttattgctCATTtagtaatttttattttaatttaataggAAATTGtgaattttagaattgattttgtgatttttaattttattatacctaatatttaataataataaaagatgatccaAAAAATTACACCTCTTAATTTTAATAGTTTAATAGTCTCTCAACAAGcatgataaaaaataaaataaaaattaagaatttagacTATAATTTATaaagaaattttatgatataattgataaaataatttGTTTCATTTGTTATATAAAAAAGTACAtttcatttcattattttatgacttttaatCTTAAATTATACAaggtttaaaattatttaattatgaattttttaaataaaattattacacTGCTTATAAAAGAATCATATTTATTGGTTCATATAATTGAAactaaaagtaatttttttaataaatttaaaacattattaatttgttgattaaaaattgatttttttaaaatctttttaGTATTTTCAATTAATCTGTAAACTATTATATTCatgtgaaaataatattatttactattgcattaatataatttttttattagaaaaGTGATACTTTacagattaatttaaaatacttaaaaaatcaatttttagtCAAAAtagtaattaaaaaatttaactttatttattaaaaaaattaattgcaaTTATATTACTAGGTTTGTTTTAcaattttcatcttaattttataaatagaatgttgtattttttaaaaaaatttacaagCATATATACAAACtcacatatatacacatatacatgtaaagattaaataatttaacattaaaataatttagtttatttattaatataaatttttaaaaattatttcaaaccgAATATGTTAtctatgtcaattaattattagttcaaagaaattataaaaaataatgagtTAAAATTAAGTAAAAAAATCTTATAATTATATACAAAAAGTTTACAACAGTctataaaaataatgaaaaaaagtTTACGAGAATCCTCATAAATCAGTTTGCAAATCTGTGAGATTTTGTAAatgtcaataaaaatttatcaaatcaacaaaagtcagtaaaaatcatcaaaactctAGGTTAAATATACCTACTAAATGCTCGAAATATCAAATATAAGATTCATCCATTTGGAATCAATTATGAATCAAAGGCTAAAGGGGAATTGTAGTGCTCAAAACTAGTACACGTAGACCCCATGCAtgattgaattaatttatttatttatttaataatccaACGAATGGATGCTAAGTGTCAAATTATTTTGAatgcatacatgtttattttattatgcaaatttaaaatgttttgtCAAGTCTTAGATTTCAGATGAATCTTCAATATCGAACCGGAGGAAGGAGATCatgttggggatcgatgtagACTTTATAGGAGggagggtgaataaactctatgGTGAATAAACTCTATCCTTTGACGATAGATTTTGCAAAGTGTGgtagaatcctgttagagattgtaGATGTTCTTGTTCAAGAGTC is a window encoding:
- the LOC140814512 gene encoding GDP-L-galactose phosphorylase 1-like isoform X1 — translated: MLTIKRVPTVVSNYQENAPLEDHKSVTLGCDRNFLGSCWLPGQWEDRMRRGLFKHDVTSCETKVIPGKYGFIAQLNKGSHIKKPPTEFRIDKIIQPFDDSKFNFTKVGQEEVLFRFEPGTGNKSYYCASTSASTQESSPIVVTINHMAPLSDDELLDFEMACTSNFHQA
- the LOC140814512 gene encoding GDP-L-galactose phosphorylase 1-like isoform X2 produces the protein MLTIKRVPTVVSNYQENAPLEDHKSVTLGCDRNFLGSCWLPGQWEDRMRRGLFKHDVTSCETKVIPGKYGFIAQLNKGSHIKKPPTEFRIDKIIQPFDDSKFNFTKVGQEEVLFRFEPGTGNKSYYCASTSASTQESSPIVVTINSYSVAYGSTI